From a single bacterium genomic region:
- the atpB gene encoding ATP synthase F0 subunit A: protein MIRADLAGTHPTIDLGCGALCTLNYDSLISSGIALAATLAVALWVRSKLKDGEPGRVQAIFEWGYDQLRGLIRSNVSEGALFILPLAMTLFLYILIANWIELLPLGLVPILHGANADLNQTLAMALIVIVVVQWYSIRVLGLRGYLGRFTKPFELPLAARIVFIPLNVLEEAVKPLTLSLRLFGNIFAGAVMIGLIAGFGTLALPAVGTIPGTVVGSVLLAVWKAFDVIFIGFIQAFIFMLLTVIYFGAAREGLEHEHH from the coding sequence ATGATCCGAGCCGATTTGGCCGGAACGCATCCCACCATCGACCTGGGATGCGGTGCTCTCTGCACGCTCAACTACGACAGCCTGATATCCAGCGGCATCGCGCTGGCGGCGACTCTGGCCGTGGCCCTCTGGGTGCGGTCCAAGCTCAAGGATGGCGAGCCCGGCCGGGTGCAGGCGATCTTCGAGTGGGGTTACGACCAGCTGCGCGGGCTCATCAGGAGCAATGTCTCCGAAGGGGCGCTCTTCATCCTGCCGCTGGCGATGACGCTCTTCCTCTACATCCTCATCGCCAACTGGATCGAGCTCTTGCCCCTGGGGCTCGTCCCCATCCTGCATGGCGCGAACGCGGACCTCAACCAGACGCTGGCGATGGCGCTCATCGTGATCGTGGTCGTGCAGTGGTACAGCATCCGCGTCCTCGGCCTGCGCGGTTATCTGGGGCGCTTCACCAAACCCTTCGAGCTGCCGCTGGCGGCTCGCATCGTCTTCATACCGCTTAACGTCCTCGAAGAGGCGGTGAAGCCGCTGACGCTGTCCCTGCGGCTTTTCGGCAACATCTTCGCGGGGGCGGTGATGATCGGCCTGATCGCTGGATTCGGTACCCTGGCCCTTCCAGCCGTGGGCACGATACCGGGGACGGTGGTCGGCTCGGTCTTGCTCGCCGTGTGGAAAGCGTTCGACGTCATCTTCATCGGTTTCATCCAGGCGTTCATCTTCATGCTGCTAACGGTCATCTACTTCGGCGCGGCCCGCGAGGGTCTCGAACACGAACACCATTAG
- the atpE gene encoding ATP synthase F0 subunit C, which yields MTDHGLVLAGALVAFGLAIGLGAIGAAVGDGLAGNAFISGVARQPEAQGRMIPWLFTIVGLVEAMYFINLAFGFVFLSNVPAK from the coding sequence ATGACAGATCACGGTCTCGTTCTCGCCGGCGCGCTGGTGGCTTTCGGCCTCGCCATCGGATTGGGCGCTATCGGCGCTGCGGTTGGCGACGGCCTCGCCGGCAATGCCTTCATCAGCGGCGTCGCACGGCAGCCTGAGGCCCAGGGCCGGATGATCCCCTGGCTCTTCACCATCGTCGGCCTGGTCGAGGCCATGTACTTCATCAACCTGGCCTTCGGCTTCGTGTTCCTGTCGAACGTCCCCGCCAAGTAA
- the atpF gene encoding ATP synthase F0 subunit B, producing the protein MLFLAGVAGVIQIDGTVIVELITFLVMLAVLARWVYPEIVRLAEARQRVIAEQLKEAEQARADAAAYLNEAEVKLNDARKTAQGLIDAAGKSGDQLRQELRQKAEEEARRIAEAARKEIEAERDRAVLSVRNEVAGLVVSATEKVIGETLDDAKHRRLIERAIAEVAGGDGSS; encoded by the coding sequence ATGCTGTTTCTCGCCGGCGTCGCGGGCGTCATCCAGATCGACGGGACGGTGATCGTCGAGCTGATCACCTTCCTCGTCATGCTCGCCGTGCTCGCCCGCTGGGTGTATCCGGAGATCGTGAGGCTGGCGGAGGCGCGCCAGCGCGTCATCGCCGAGCAGCTGAAGGAGGCCGAGCAGGCGCGCGCCGACGCGGCGGCATACCTCAATGAGGCCGAGGTCAAGCTCAACGACGCCCGCAAGACGGCGCAAGGGCTGATCGACGCGGCCGGCAAGTCAGGCGATCAGCTCCGCCAGGAGCTGAGGCAGAAGGCTGAAGAGGAAGCCCGGCGGATCGCCGAAGCGGCGCGCAAGGAGATCGAAGCCGAGCGCGATCGGGCCGTGCTGTCGGTGCGGAACGAGGTCGCGGGGCTGGTCGTGTCGGCGACCGAGAAGGTCATCGGCGAAACCCTCGACGACGCGAAGCACCGCCGGCTCATCGAGCGGGCCATAGCGGAGGTTGCTGGTGGCGACGGCAGCAGCTAG
- a CDS encoding F0F1 ATP synthase subunit delta — protein MLVATAAARRYAKAVFELAQQEGQVAAWSRRVSKVGELLSDPQVAAVLTNPTIAADRRMELVSVDAALLDAEAVNLAKLLIESNRVQDVGAIAKEYERLADAAAGRVRATVTTAVELAPADRDRVAGELSKRLGKEVRLEVVTDPQILGGMKLQYGDRLVDASVSTRLQQLRRRLAAS, from the coding sequence TTGCTGGTGGCGACGGCAGCAGCTAGGCGGTATGCGAAGGCCGTCTTCGAGCTGGCTCAGCAGGAGGGCCAGGTAGCGGCGTGGAGCCGCCGGGTGTCGAAGGTCGGTGAGCTCCTGTCAGATCCCCAGGTGGCTGCCGTGCTCACCAACCCGACGATCGCCGCAGACCGGCGGATGGAGCTCGTATCCGTGGACGCGGCCCTGCTCGACGCTGAGGCCGTCAACCTCGCCAAGCTGCTCATCGAGTCGAATCGGGTCCAGGACGTCGGCGCGATCGCCAAAGAGTACGAGCGGCTCGCCGACGCGGCCGCCGGCCGCGTCCGCGCCACGGTTACAACCGCCGTCGAGCTGGCGCCGGCGGACCGCGACCGCGTCGCGGGTGAGCTCTCGAAACGCCTCGGTAAGGAAGTCCGCCTGGAGGTCGTCACCGACCCGCAAATCCTGGGCGGCATGAAGCTCCAGTACGGCGATCGCCTCGTCGACGCCAGCGTCTCAACCCGATTACAGCAGCTGCGCCGCCGTCTGGCGGCCTCGTAG
- a CDS encoding F0F1 ATP synthase subunit alpha, producing the protein MGISTKEISEVIKERLKDFDASLVATDVGRIVATSDGIAQVYGLQNAMAGELLEFPHDTYGLALNLEEDQVRAVILGEFGHLHEGDEVRTTGRLLEVPVGDELIGRVVNPLGVPIDGKGPLKTSKTLPVEKIAPGVITRKRVDSPVQTGIKAIDTMIPIGRGQRELIIGDRFTGKTTVLLDTIINQKGKDLICIYVAIGQNAASIARVAATLEENGAMDYTIIVAASASDPASLNFIAPYAGCAMGEYFMEQGKEALCCYDDLTKQAWAYRELSLNLRRPPGREAYPGDVFYLHSRLLERAAKMSPAQGGGSLTALPVIETQANDVSAFIPTNVISITDGQIYLQADLFNAGQRPALNVGISVSRVGGDAQTKAMRQVAGQLRLDLAQYRELAAFAQFASDLDTSTRNQLERGARLTELLKQDKYQPIPLAEQVAAIYAGTQGHLDKVPVTRVREWEAGFLRFLKSERPGVLAEIDRKKALDDSLFARLKAAISTFNHQFGVQGYEDVADPAAAAEAQEEPKAEVQPVPKAEVQPVPKAEVKPELKPKASRRKKGE; encoded by the coding sequence GTGGGAATCAGCACGAAAGAGATCTCCGAGGTCATCAAGGAACGCCTGAAGGACTTCGACGCCAGCCTTGTCGCCACCGATGTCGGGCGGATCGTCGCCACGAGCGATGGCATCGCGCAGGTGTACGGCCTCCAGAACGCGATGGCCGGCGAGCTGCTCGAGTTCCCACACGACACGTACGGCCTGGCTCTGAACCTGGAAGAGGACCAGGTCCGCGCCGTCATCCTGGGCGAGTTCGGCCACCTGCACGAGGGTGACGAGGTGCGCACCACCGGCCGGCTGCTCGAGGTCCCAGTGGGTGACGAGCTCATCGGTCGGGTGGTCAACCCGCTGGGCGTGCCCATCGACGGCAAGGGGCCTCTCAAGACCTCCAAGACTCTGCCGGTGGAGAAGATCGCCCCCGGTGTGATCACGCGCAAGCGCGTGGACAGCCCGGTCCAGACGGGCATCAAGGCCATCGACACGATGATCCCCATCGGCCGCGGCCAGCGCGAGCTGATCATCGGCGACCGCTTCACGGGTAAGACGACGGTCCTGCTCGACACGATCATCAACCAGAAGGGCAAGGACCTCATCTGCATCTACGTCGCCATCGGGCAGAACGCAGCCTCGATCGCACGCGTCGCCGCGACGCTCGAGGAGAACGGGGCGATGGACTACACGATCATCGTCGCCGCGTCAGCGTCCGATCCGGCGTCGCTCAACTTCATCGCTCCGTACGCCGGCTGCGCCATGGGCGAGTACTTCATGGAGCAGGGCAAAGAGGCGCTGTGCTGCTACGACGACCTGACCAAGCAAGCGTGGGCCTACCGCGAGCTCTCGCTCAACCTGCGCCGGCCGCCGGGCCGCGAGGCGTATCCCGGCGACGTGTTCTACCTCCACTCAAGGCTGCTGGAGCGCGCGGCCAAGATGAGCCCGGCCCAGGGCGGTGGCTCGCTGACCGCGCTGCCCGTGATCGAGACACAGGCCAACGACGTCTCGGCCTTCATCCCGACCAATGTGATCTCCATCACCGACGGGCAGATCTACCTGCAGGCCGACCTGTTCAACGCCGGCCAGAGGCCGGCGCTCAACGTCGGCATCAGCGTCTCGCGCGTCGGTGGTGACGCCCAGACCAAGGCGATGCGCCAGGTCGCGGGGCAGCTCCGCCTCGACCTCGCCCAGTATCGCGAGCTGGCGGCCTTCGCCCAGTTCGCGTCCGACCTTGACACCTCGACACGCAACCAGCTGGAGCGCGGTGCTCGCCTGACCGAGCTGCTCAAGCAGGACAAGTACCAGCCGATCCCCCTCGCGGAGCAGGTGGCGGCGATCTACGCCGGCACGCAGGGCCACCTCGATAAGGTGCCGGTCACGAGAGTCCGGGAGTGGGAAGCGGGGTTCCTCCGCTTTCTCAAGAGCGAGCGGCCGGGCGTGCTCGCCGAGATCGACAGGAAAAAGGCGCTCGACGACAGCCTGTTCGCGCGCCTCAAGGCCGCCATCTCGACCTTCAACCACCAGTTCGGAGTCCAGGGCTACGAGGACGTGGCGGACCCTGCCGCGGCCGCTGAGGCGCAAGAAGAGCCGAAGGCTGAGGTCCAACCAGTGCCGAAGGCTGAGGTCCAACCAGTGCCGAAGGCTGAGGTCAAACCAGAGCTGAAGCCCAAGGCGTCGCGCAGGAAAAAGGGAGAGTAG
- the atpG gene encoding ATP synthase F1 subunit gamma: MPSFRDVVRRIDSIKNTQKITKAMQVVAATRLRRAQAAVQATRPYAEKMVEVLQTTSERATEYRHPFMVRRQGKRAVMILVTTDKGLCGAINVNSIRAATRYMNEHYADHQRYVTLGRKGRDFLLRYRRDVIAEVSGVSDRPTVAEILPAITVALEEYTQGRADAVLLCYAKWISTMRQEATVRVLIPAEIPKREKDGSGPRADYIYEPDPESVLDGLLPRYVETQVFQAVLENKASEYSAKMIAMQNATNAAGDLINALTLFANKVRQAGITTELMEIVSGAEAMRASS; encoded by the coding sequence TTGCCCTCATTCAGGGATGTAGTCCGGCGTATCGACTCCATCAAGAACACGCAGAAGATCACCAAGGCCATGCAGGTCGTCGCGGCCACGCGCCTGCGCCGGGCGCAGGCGGCCGTGCAGGCGACGCGCCCCTATGCGGAGAAGATGGTGGAGGTGCTCCAGACCACCAGCGAGCGCGCCACCGAGTACCGGCACCCGTTCATGGTCCGGCGTCAAGGCAAGCGCGCCGTGATGATCCTGGTGACCACGGACAAGGGGCTGTGCGGCGCGATCAACGTCAACAGCATCCGCGCCGCGACCCGGTACATGAACGAGCACTACGCCGACCACCAGCGTTACGTCACCCTGGGTAGAAAGGGCCGCGACTTCCTGCTGCGCTACCGGCGTGACGTGATCGCCGAGGTCAGCGGCGTGTCGGATAGGCCGACGGTCGCCGAGATCCTGCCGGCCATCACGGTCGCGCTCGAGGAGTACACGCAGGGCAGGGCCGACGCGGTGCTGCTGTGCTACGCGAAATGGATCTCGACCATGAGGCAGGAGGCAACGGTGCGGGTGCTCATCCCCGCCGAGATACCGAAGCGCGAAAAAGACGGTTCCGGGCCGCGGGCCGACTATATCTATGAGCCTGACCCAGAGTCGGTCCTCGACGGTCTGCTGCCCCGCTACGTCGAAACACAGGTCTTCCAGGCGGTGCTCGAGAACAAGGCGAGCGAGTACTCGGCCAAGATGATCGCGATGCAGAACGCGACCAACGCCGCCGGCGACCTGATCAATGCGCTGACGCTGTTTGCAAACAAGGTCCGCCAGGCTGGTATCACGACGGAGTTGATGGAGATCGTCAGCGGCGCCGAGGCCATGCGGGCGTCGAGCTGA
- the atpD gene encoding F0F1 ATP synthase subunit beta produces MRTRTGQVSQVIGAVVDVQFPPGEQPELFEALEVRPLDGRTVVLEVEGAIGDNVVRCIAMDATDGFRRGDAVVATGGPISVPVGVETLGRMFNVVGAPIDDEPAPEGVIRWPIHRPAPPVSEQQAKVEILETGIKVIDLICTFAKGSKIGLFGGAGTGKTVIVQELIRNIAYQHQGRSVFAGVGERTREGNDMYHEMQDAGVLPQTALVFGQMNEPPGARARVGLTGLTMAEYFRDTEGADVLFFVDNIFRYLLAGSEVSALLGRMPSAVGYQPTLATEMGELQERITSTSKGSITSVQAVYVPADDYTDPAIQTVFAHLGATVRLERSLVEIGIYPAIDPLGSSSRFVEPSIVGQEHYDTAQAVKKTMQRYKDLQDIIAILGMEELSEDDKQAVSRARKIQRFLSQPFNVAQRFTGREGKSVPILETVRGFKEILEGKHDDLPEQAFYMVGTIDEARAQGEEMKKKSDS; encoded by the coding sequence ATGAGGACCAGGACCGGCCAGGTGAGCCAGGTCATCGGCGCCGTGGTGGACGTCCAGTTCCCGCCCGGGGAGCAGCCGGAGCTGTTCGAGGCGTTGGAGGTCAGGCCTCTCGACGGCCGCACGGTCGTGCTCGAAGTCGAGGGCGCGATCGGCGACAACGTCGTGCGCTGCATCGCCATGGACGCCACCGACGGTTTTCGACGCGGCGACGCGGTGGTCGCCACCGGCGGTCCGATCTCGGTGCCGGTCGGTGTCGAAACCCTCGGTCGCATGTTCAACGTGGTCGGAGCGCCCATCGACGACGAGCCCGCGCCCGAGGGCGTGATCCGCTGGCCGATCCACCGCCCGGCGCCACCTGTGTCGGAGCAGCAGGCGAAGGTCGAGATCCTGGAGACCGGGATCAAGGTCATCGACCTGATCTGCACGTTCGCCAAGGGCTCCAAGATTGGTCTTTTCGGCGGCGCCGGCACGGGCAAGACGGTCATCGTGCAGGAGCTCATCCGCAACATCGCGTACCAGCACCAGGGACGGTCGGTCTTTGCCGGAGTGGGGGAGCGGACGCGCGAAGGCAACGACATGTACCACGAGATGCAGGACGCGGGCGTGCTGCCGCAGACCGCTCTCGTGTTCGGACAGATGAACGAGCCGCCGGGCGCCCGCGCCCGCGTGGGGCTGACGGGCCTGACGATGGCGGAATACTTCCGCGACACCGAGGGCGCCGACGTCCTCTTCTTCGTCGACAACATCTTCCGTTACCTGCTCGCCGGCTCAGAGGTTTCCGCGCTGCTCGGTCGCATGCCCTCGGCCGTCGGCTACCAGCCGACCCTGGCGACCGAGATGGGTGAGCTCCAGGAGCGCATCACGTCCACCAGCAAGGGATCGATCACGTCGGTGCAGGCGGTCTACGTCCCCGCCGACGACTACACGGACCCGGCCATCCAGACGGTGTTCGCCCACCTCGGCGCGACCGTGCGCCTGGAGCGCTCGCTGGTCGAGATCGGCATCTACCCCGCGATCGACCCCCTCGGTTCGTCGAGCCGGTTCGTCGAGCCCTCGATCGTCGGCCAGGAGCACTACGACACCGCGCAGGCCGTCAAGAAGACGATGCAGCGCTACAAGGACCTGCAGGACATCATCGCTATCCTCGGCATGGAAGAGCTGTCGGAGGACGACAAGCAGGCGGTGTCTCGGGCGCGAAAGATCCAGAGGTTCCTGTCGCAGCCTTTCAACGTCGCTCAGCGATTCACCGGGCGCGAGGGCAAGTCGGTGCCCATCCTCGAGACCGTTCGTGGATTCAAGGAGATCCTCGAGGGCAAGCACGACGACCTGCCGGAGCAGGCCTTTTACATGGTCGGCACCATCGACGAAGCGCGGGCGCAGGGCGAAGAGATGAAAAAGAAGTCGGACTCGTAA
- a CDS encoding F0F1 ATP synthase subunit epsilon: protein MRVPLRVVSVERSLFEGDVDFIVANGADGELGVLPRHAPLMTILKPGALKITQGSEEQLLFVGGGFLEVLPDRVTVLADVAEHADEISVERAEEARKRAQERLAGTLTTAEEVEFQQALAMAEARLRLARMRRP from the coding sequence ATGCGGGTACCGCTGCGGGTCGTGAGCGTGGAGCGCAGCCTCTTCGAGGGGGATGTCGACTTCATCGTCGCCAACGGCGCCGACGGCGAGCTCGGCGTCCTGCCGCGCCATGCTCCGCTCATGACCATCCTCAAGCCCGGAGCGCTCAAGATCACCCAGGGCTCGGAAGAGCAACTGCTCTTCGTCGGCGGCGGGTTTCTTGAAGTGCTGCCGGATCGCGTGACCGTGCTCGCCGACGTTGCCGAGCACGCCGATGAGATCTCGGTCGAGCGCGCGGAAGAGGCGCGCAAGCGTGCGCAGGAACGACTGGCTGGAACGCTCACCACGGCCGAAGAGGTCGAGTTCCAGCAGGCGCTGGCGATGGCGGAAGCGCGCCTTCGCCTCGCGCGCATGCGCCGACCCTGA
- the murA gene encoding UDP-N-acetylglucosamine 1-carboxyvinyltransferase has translation MKTRTPRREHALQITGGRQIAGSICISGSKNAALPEMAAALLTTEPLTLHNVPKVTDTQLMAEILTVLGGSSEGMGSVVLRMAGARASDVPDGLGRRMRATIVLLGALLGRFGHARVPRPGGDDIGARRFEQHLRGLQQMGAHITETQTEIVAEVDRLRGGRIVFDLPTVTGTENILLAAVLAQGRTEIFNAAREPHVQDLCRLLGKMGARIEGIGTERLVVDGVRELGGAEHTVIADYLEAGTYAIAVAAAGGELRIDCSRPEDLKIVLLKLELAGARVEVGDGWFRVGRRPRTRIKPIDMSTWTFPGFPTDLQAQYMALMTQADGETVISEYVHENRFQHVTQLAKMGAGIAVEGRIHAMVHGPCRLRGTEVAIPDIRSGAALVVAALCAEGESVLRNAWHVERGYEDMAGKLASVGAQVKTITVDPDPAGSDHSYE, from the coding sequence ATGAAGACCCGCACGCCTCGTCGCGAGCACGCGCTGCAGATCACCGGCGGGAGGCAGATTGCAGGCTCGATCTGCATCAGCGGATCCAAGAACGCCGCCCTGCCCGAGATGGCCGCCGCGCTGCTCACCACCGAGCCGCTCACCCTCCACAACGTGCCCAAGGTGACGGACACCCAGCTGATGGCGGAGATCCTGACCGTCCTCGGCGGTAGCAGCGAGGGCATGGGCTCGGTCGTGCTCCGCATGGCGGGCGCGCGGGCCAGTGACGTCCCCGACGGCCTCGGCCGGCGGATGCGCGCGACGATCGTGCTGCTCGGCGCGCTCCTCGGACGCTTCGGGCACGCCCGCGTTCCTCGACCGGGCGGCGACGACATCGGTGCGAGGCGCTTCGAGCAGCACCTGCGCGGGCTGCAGCAGATGGGCGCGCACATCACCGAAACGCAGACGGAGATCGTCGCCGAGGTGGATCGCCTGCGCGGCGGGCGGATCGTCTTCGACCTGCCGACCGTGACCGGCACGGAGAACATCCTGCTCGCGGCGGTGCTGGCGCAGGGGCGGACCGAGATCTTCAACGCCGCGCGCGAGCCCCATGTCCAGGACCTGTGCCGCCTGCTGGGAAAGATGGGGGCGCGGATCGAAGGCATCGGCACCGAGCGCCTGGTCGTCGACGGCGTTCGCGAGCTCGGTGGCGCAGAGCACACGGTCATCGCCGACTACCTGGAGGCGGGCACCTATGCCATTGCGGTGGCGGCGGCCGGCGGCGAGCTGCGCATCGACTGCAGCCGGCCGGAGGACCTCAAGATCGTGCTGCTCAAGCTCGAACTGGCCGGCGCCCGCGTCGAGGTGGGGGATGGCTGGTTTCGAGTGGGACGCCGGCCGCGGACGCGGATCAAGCCCATCGACATGTCGACGTGGACGTTTCCAGGATTCCCCACCGATCTGCAGGCGCAATACATGGCGCTGATGACACAGGCGGACGGCGAGACGGTAATCTCCGAGTACGTCCACGAGAACCGCTTCCAGCACGTGACGCAGCTCGCCAAGATGGGGGCGGGGATCGCGGTCGAGGGGAGGATCCACGCCATGGTGCACGGCCCGTGCCGCCTTCGAGGCACCGAGGTCGCCATCCCCGACATCCGATCCGGCGCCGCCCTGGTCGTCGCCGCGCTCTGCGCCGAAGGCGAGAGCGTGCTCCGAAACGCCTGGCACGTCGAGCGCGGCTACGAGGACATGGCGGGCAAGCTCGCATCGGTCGGCGCCCAGGTCAAGACGATCACCGTCGACCCGGACCCAGCCGGCTCAGATCACTCCTACGAATGA